Proteins co-encoded in one Chrysemys picta bellii isolate R12L10 chromosome 13, ASM1138683v2, whole genome shotgun sequence genomic window:
- the LOC103306772 gene encoding ribonuclease-like, which produces MASSGPRPALLLTLALLAACVALTLGQRWNPLNDIFRKEHVDFPKTVATNNNAYCNRMMWDRVMYWKYTNTFIHATAENISKVCTTDGVASGPYRYESKSPFNITTCTFNPWSISYTGISAEQKIVISCWRDLPVFYVKSI; this is translated from the coding sequence ATGGCTTCAAGCGGACCCCGCCCTGCGCTCCTGCTGACCCtcgccctgctggctgcctgtgTGGCTCTGACCCTCGGGCAGAGGTGGAACCCACTGAATGACATATTCCGGAAAGAACACGTGGACTTCCCCAAGACCGTCGCCACCAACAACAACGCCTACTGCAACAGGATGATGTGGGACCGGGTGATGTACTGGAAATACACCAACACCTTCATCCATGCGACAGCCGAGAACATCAGCAAAGTCTGCACGACAGATGGGGTAGCCAGCGGGCCCTACCGGTACGAGAGCAAGAGTCCCTTCAACATCACCACCTGCACATTTAACCCCTGGAGCATCTCTTACACCGGGATCAGTGCAGAACAAAAAATCGTCATCTCCTGCTGGCGTGATCTCCCTGTTTTCTATGTGAAGAGCATATAG
- the LOC101942275 gene encoding angiogenin-2-like has product MALKVTPVLLLLLASALVLLGASASQEQYERFLLQHFDAKPKGRDDRYCNNRMRYMMKEDRRRDRNPGPKVCKETNTFVHGNSDDIKAICTSHGGRNYVTRTGQAMRQSLRPFQVTTCTWHGGKPLDNCQYRATRDSRMIVVACDEHEHPVHFAESQI; this is encoded by the coding sequence ATGGCTCTGAAAGTGACCcccgtgctgctgctgctactggctTCTGCACTGGTGCTGTTGGGAGcatcagccagccaggagcagtaTGAGCGGTTCCTCCTTCAGCACTTTGATGCAAAGCCCAAGGGTCGTGATGACCGCTACTGCAACAACCGCATGCGCTACATGATGAAGGAGGACAGGAGGAGGGACAGAAATCCTGGGCCAAAAGTCTGCAAGGAGACAAACACCTTTGTCCATGGAAACAGCGATGATATCAAAGCCATCTGCACTAGCCATGGAGGCAGGAACTATGTAACCAGAACTGGCCAGGCCATGCGCCAGAGCCTCAGACCATTCCAGGTCACCacctgcacctggcatggagggaaaCCCCTCGACAACTGCCAGTACCGGGCGACCCGGGACTCAAGGATGATCGTCGTTGCCTGCGACGAGCATGAGCACCCTGTGCATTTTGCTGAGAGCCAGATCTGA
- the LOC135975078 gene encoding ribonuclease-like, whose amino-acid sequence MASSGPRPGLLLTLALLAACVALTLGQRWNPLNDIFRKEHVDFPKTVATNNNAYCNRMMWDRVMYWKYTNTFIHATAENISKVCTTDGVASGPYRYESKSPFNITTCTFNPWSISYTGISAEQKIVISCWSDLPVFYVKSI is encoded by the coding sequence ATGGCTTCAAGCGGACCCCGCCCTGGGCTCCTGCTGACCCtcgccctgctggctgcctgtgTGGCTCTGACCCTCGGGCAGAGGTGGAACCCACTGAATGACATATTCCGGAAAGAACACGTGGACTTCCCCAAGACCGTCGCCACCAACAACAACGCCTACTGCAACAGGATGATGTGGGACCGGGTGATGTACTGGAAATACACCAACACCTTCATCCATGCGACAGCCGAGAACATCAGCAAAGTCTGCACGACAGATGGGGTAGCCAGCGGGCCCTACCGGTACGAGAGCAAGAGTCCCTTCAACATCACCACCTGCACATTTAACCCCTGGAGCATCTCTTACACCGGGATCAGTGCAGAACAAAAAATCGTCATCTCCTGCTGGAGTGATCTCCCTGTTTTCTACGTGAAGAGCATATAG